GTTGACATTCTTAATCCTGTCCAGACATCTGCGGCAAATATGGACCCTGTACGGCTTAAAAAGGAATTCGGAAAGAAACTTGTCTTCTGGGGTGGCGGCTGTGATACACAAAAGGTTTTAGGGAATGGAACACCTGATGAAATTGAACAGCATGTTAAAGAGCGGATGGAAATTTTTAAACAGGGCAGTGGCTATGTTTTTAACCAGATACATAATATCCAGGCAAATGTTCCACCGGAAAATATCGTTGCTATGCTTGAGGCCGCTTATAAATACGGGTAGTTTTGAAATCTCCGTACATCTGTATTTCTACAAAACCTTCTTCAATTGATAATACGATTTTTACAGGTCTTTTTTATAGTGGTATAATAAAAAAATAAAAATTTTCGGGGCGTAGCGCAGTCCGGCTTAGCGCGCATGGTTTGGGACCATGAGGTCCTCGGTTCAAATCCGAGCGCCCCGACTTTTTGGGTATATTCCGGTTCCTGCACTGGGATTCCCCTAAGTAAGCAGTGGACGGAATATAGTTTGACTATTTAAAAGATGATAAGTATTATATAAATATGAAAATTAAAGATTCGGCAGATATATTAGTATATAACCAAGCCATAAAATTATCTATTAAGAAACCCTATTTTGAAGCGAAAAATATTGTAATATATAATGATAATTTCTTAACTATTACCGATATTCCTGCAAATTCAATTGACTTGATTATAACTTCTCCTCCTTACAACATAGATATTCATTACAATACTCATTCTGACAATTTAAAATATGAAGATTATTTAGAATTTACAAAGCATTGGCTTGAAAAGGCCTATAAGTTAGCAAAAGAAGATGGACGTTTCTGTCTTAATATACCCTTGGATAAAAACAAAGGGGGACAACAATCGGTTTATGCTGATATTACACAAATTGCAAAGGAGATTGGCTGGAAATATCACTCCACAATAATATGGAATGAAGGAAATATATCAAGAAGAACTGCATGGGGTTCTTTTATGTCTGCCTCTGCTCCCTATGTAATAGCACCTGTTGAAGTTATCTTAATTTTGTATAAGAAGTTTTGGAAAAAAAAGAGTGAAAATAAGAAAAGTGATATTACTAAAAAGGAATTTATGAACTGGACAAGTGGCATTTGGAATTTCTCCGGAGAGAGTAAAAAACGGGTAGGACATCCAGCACCTTTTCCCATAGAATTACCTTTTAGATGCATAAAACTTTTTAGTTTCGTAGGAGATACTGTACTGGATCCA
This genomic window from bacterium contains:
- a CDS encoding site-specific DNA-methyltransferase → MKIKDSADILVYNQAIKLSIKKPYFEAKNIVIYNDNFLTITDIPANSIDLIITSPPYNIDIHYNTHSDNLKYEDYLEFTKHWLEKAYKLAKEDGRFCLNIPLDKNKGGQQSVYADITQIAKEIGWKYHSTIIWNEGNISRRTAWGSFMSASAPYVIAPVEVILILYKKFWKKKSENKKSDITKKEFMNWTSGIWNFSGESKKRVGHPAPFPIELPFRCIKLFSFVGDTVLDPFLGSGTTLIASYLTNRKGIGVEIDKTYCDLAIKRLENEAKINQLNFT